In Nicotiana tabacum cultivar K326 chromosome 19, ASM71507v2, whole genome shotgun sequence, one DNA window encodes the following:
- the LOC107770696 gene encoding aspartic proteinase CDR1-like: MKLHYFILFFLVASISIFSHFAQSENGNFSIELIHPDSPKSPFYNPALNQRQLMINALQRSINRANLFTSNSQLSTSIIPDIKGLYLTKISIGTKPSVKLAVVDTGSDIIWIQCQPCIHCFQQKTPIFNPKSSSTYKSISCNSTRCKNLPGSSCDLAKNTCLYSARYNDQSFSFGDLATETFTFDDSTNITRKRRLSLSNITFGCGRRNNLTIGDVELSGIIGLGASPFSLVSQIKSTFGRRFSYCLVPFYQLNVSSRLNFGEKALLSGKQVVSTPLFLKPPKVYYFLKLLGISIGNKTIGFHNSSKIGHEGNIAIDSGTTITFLPTQLYLEMETIVKNEIKLKPLRSNETQILKLCYRGLGVSDVHFIRFQFQSAGVKLNAINSFVNIGDGIVCLAFAPTEFLPIFGNVAQTNFLVGYDLDKMIVSFEPTNCA, translated from the coding sequence atgaaactccattatttcattttattctttcttgtagCATCAATATCAATTTTCTCCCATTTCGCACAATCTGAAAATGGTAAttttagcattgaactcattCACCCCGATTCACCAAAATCACCATTCTATAACCCTGCCTTAAATCAAAGGCAACTAATGATAAACGCTTTACAGCGTTCCATCAATCGGGCAAATCTCTTCACGTCAAATTCTCAACTATCAACTTCTATAATTCCTGATATAAAAGGATTATATCTGACCAAAATTTCAATTGGCACGAAACCAAGTGTCAAACTAGCTGTTGTTGACACAGGTAGTGATATTATATGGATACAATGCCAACCTTGTATCCATTGCTTCCAGCAAAAAACTCCGATTTTTAATCCAAAAAGTTCTTCCACATACAAATCAATTTCTTGCAACTCCACTCGATGCAAGAATCTTCCTGGAAGTTCTTGCGATCTCGCGAAAAATACTTGCTTATATTCTGCCAGGTATAACGATCAGTCGTTCAGTTTTGGTGATTTAGCGACTGAGACATTCACATTTGACGATTCAACAAATATTACTCGTAAAAGGAGATTGTCCCTCTCGAATATAACTTTTGGTTGTGGAAGGAGAAATAATCTCACTATAGGGGATGTTGAACTATCTGGAATTATTGGTCTTGGAGCTTCACCATTTTCACTTGTGTCCCAAATTAAATCTACATTTGGCCGTAGATTTTCATATTGTTTAGTCCCATTCTATCAATTGAATGTGTCCAGCAGATTAAATTTTGGAGAAAAAGCTTTGCTTTCAGGTAAGCAAGTGGTTTCAACACCATTATTCTTAAAACCTCCAAAAGTTTATTATTTCTTGAAATTATTAGGAATTTCCATAGGCAATAAAACCATTGGATTTCATAACTCATCAAAAATTGGTCACGAGGGGAACATTGCCATAGATTCAGGAACTACAATTACTTTCTTACCAACGCAATTATACTTAGAGATGGAAACAATAGtgaagaatgaaataaaattGAAGCCTCTAAGAAGCAATGAAACACAAATTTTGAAGTTGTGTTATCGAGGCTTGGGAGTTTCAGATGTTCATTTTATAAGATTTCAATTTCAAAGTGCAGGTGTGAAATTGAACGCGATAAATAGTTTTGTTAATATTGGAGATGGCATTGTTTGTCTTGCTTTCGCCCCAACAGAATTTTTGCCTATATTTGGCAATGTAGCGCAAACAAACTTCTTGGTTGGGTATGATCTTGACAAGATGATTGTTTCTTTCGAACCCACAAATTGCGCCTAA
- the LOC107817976 gene encoding aspartic proteinase CDR1-like gives MANCVTHYSFFIISAILASIFSFTKAMNNGFSLDLIHRDSPNSPFYDPSLSYTKHMSNSFHRSFNRSKDFGSRSSIIVASNNGEYLMKFSLGTPPVHTLGVADTGSDLTWTQCLPCKNCFKQQPRLFNPKKSSTYKSLPCDSKMCHAPFSTSCNRKKRTCDYQVMYGDQSYSVGDLATETIRFGSSKNTHVSLKNTVIGCGHNNAGTFSGDKESGIVGLGGGNFSLISQMGSSIGGKFSYCLAPLSQHNHVSKSRIHFGTNAIVLGNKVVTTPLAKKSPATFYFLTLEGVSVGKKRLDFRKVSFSFGEGNIILDSGTVLTLFSPEIYVKLEAMMKEKIKLPTVTDPTRTLSLCYKSLSVEKIPIITMHFKGADVKLGPLNTFVETSESSMCFAFAASYGVSIYGNIAQMNFLVGYDLKRRSISFKAADCTKPLHN, from the coding sequence ATGGCAAATTGTGTAACACATTATTCATTTTTTATCATCTCTGCTATTCTAGCTTCAATATTTTCATTCACAAAAGCTATGAACAATGGTTTTAGCCTTGATCTCATTCATAGAGATTCACCAAATTCCCCCTTTTATGATCCTTCCTTAAGTTACACAAAGCATATGAGCAATTCATTTCATCGCTCTTTCAATCGTTCTaaagattttggttcaagatcctcgaTCATTGTTGCTTCTAACAATGGAGAGTATCTCATGAAATTCTCCTTAGGTACACCCCCTGTACATACCTTAGGAGTTGCTGATACTGGTAGTGATCTTACTTGGACACAGTGTTTGCCTTGTAAAAATTGTTTCAAGCAACAACCTCGTCTCTTCAACCCTAAAAAATCCTCGACCTATAAATCCTTACCTTGCGATTCCAAAATGTGTCATGCACCATTTTCAACTTCTTGCAACAGAAAAAAAAGGACTTGTGATTATCAAGTCATGTATGGAGATCAATCTTATAGTGTTGGTGATTTAGCAACTGAGACTATACGATTTGGTTCGTCAAAAAATACACACGTCTCCTTAAAAAACACCGTTATTGGGTGTGGACACAATAATGCAGGTACGTTCAGTGGTGACAAAGAGTCAGGCATTGTAGGATTAGGAGGTGGgaatttttcactaatttcccaaatGGGATCCTCAATTGGAGGTAAATTCTCGTATTGTTTAGCTCCGTTGTCTCAACACAATCATGTTTCCAAAAGCAGAATACATTTTGGTACTAATGCTATTGTTTTGGGTAATAAAGTTGTGACAACACCTTTAGCTAAAAAATCTCCAGCAACCTTCTATTTTCTCACACTAGAAGGTGTAAGTGTGGGTAAAAAAAGATTGGATTTTCGAAAAGTGTCCTTTTCTTTTGGAGAGGGAAATATTATTTTGGACTCAGGGACTGTGTTAACATTGTTTTCGCCCGAAATATACGTTAAATTAGAAGCAATGATGAAGGAGAAAATTAAACTGCCAACAGTAACAGATCCAACAAGAACACTGAGTTTGTGCTACAAATCTTTGTCAGTTGAAAAAATTCCAATCATAACTATGCATTTTAAAGGTGCAGATGTGAAGTTGGGTCCATTAAATACATTTGTTGAGACAAGTGAAAGCTCTATGTGCTTTGCTTTTGCTGCATCATATGGTGTTTCAATTTATGGGAATATTGCACAAATGAATTTCTTGGTTGGTTATGACTTAAAGAGgagaagtatatctttcaaagcTGCTGATTGCACTAAACCGTTGCATAATTGA
- the LOC107817977 gene encoding AUGMIN subunit 7, translating to MAAKQMEEIQKKLGTLNYPRANAPSQSLLFAGMERYALLEWLFFKLLGDKSPFSQQNLQGDAVDRDEETSRIQYLAEIAKFLGITTTVDPEAIQGRGSYEDRMEMLRLIVDLVEASIYADNPEWSVDEQVAKDIQLIDAIAEKQGQIFSEECKLFPADVQIQSIYPLPDISDLEKQLSDQSNRLLSLQEMVDDLASKHPYNPDEEYVEVEAKLRGHLESFLDTARTFNTIYTKEIRPWTHMMEVPQLHGFGPAANRLLEAYKMLWKFLGNLKNLRDSHAAVAVGSSETVAGEPSSVTRIISECETALTLLNRDLAILSASIAREQGEDTSL from the exons ATGGCAGCGAAGCAAATGGAAGAAATACAGAAGAAATTGGGAACATTGAATTACCCAAGAGCCAATGCCCCTTCTCAGTCCCTTCTCTTTGCCGGCATGGAACGCTACGCCCTCCTTGAATGGCTCTTCTTCAA GTTATTAGGGGACAAGTCACCATTTTCTCAACAAAATCTACAAGGGGATGCCGTGGATCGCGATGAAGAGACTTCTCGCATTCAGT ATTTAGCAGAGATTGCAAAGTTTCTAGGCATTACTACTACTGTTGATCCAGAAGCCATCCAA GGACGGGGTAGTTACGAAGATCGTATGGAAATGCTACGCCTTATTGTGGATCTTGTGGAGGCAAGCATTTATGCCGATAACCCTGAATGGAG TGTTGATGAGCAGGTAGCAAAGGATATTCAATTGATCGACGCCATAGCTGAAAAGCAGGGTCAAATTTTCTCAGAAGAATGCAAACTGTTTCCTGCCGATGTTCAGATCCAGTCTATCTATCCTTT GCCAGACATATCTGATTTGGAGAAGCAACTTTCAGATCAATCAAATAGGCTTCTGAGTCTTCAGGAAATGGTTGATGATTTAGCATCAAAG CATCCATACAACCCAGATGAGGAATATGTAGAGGTTGAAGCGAAACTACGGGGACATTTGGAATCTTTTTTAGACACCGCAAGAACCTTCAACACAATCTACACAAAG GAAATTCGTCCGTGGACCCACATGATGGAAGTACCACAACTGCATGGTTTTGGGCCAGCTGCCAATAGACTATTGGAAGCATATAAAATGCTCTGGAAG TTCCTAGGGAACTTGAAGAATCTTCGGGATTCACATGCAGCTGTAGCTGTTGGTTCATCGGAAACAGTGGCTGGCGAGCCATCTTCAGTGACGAGAATAATCTCCGAATGTGAAACTGCTCTTACACTCTTGAATCGCGATCTTGCAATTCTTTCAGCTTCTATTGCGCGTGAGCAAGGTGAGGATACATCTTTGTAA